The Labrus mixtus chromosome 14, fLabMix1.1, whole genome shotgun sequence nucleotide sequence TGATTGTTGATGCTGAAGAGGTTATGATCCGTTCATTGACAGCTTTCAAAGCCAAAAGATAACTGAGTGCCACTAGTGTAGTGCATCCTTATTTCAAGATACAGAAGAAGTCTGTTACTTGAATTCAGAAATCTGAGAAAAATTGTTATGCTTAGGTTGTTTTCTTGTCATCTTAGCTTTTCATTCTTATTAccctttcattaaacaggttTTTGAATATAAGTGTTTGCTTTGTATTGTATTTAATGTTCAAAGCTCTGTGAAGTTTTGATATTATTTAGACGTAGTAGTTACAGGGTTGCCTGTCAGCATTTCGTTTTGTCAGAAGAGTCGGTAGAATAAGTGTAAGCATCCGCCTACACCTTTGTCCGTTAGTAAATAATTTAAtagtttctatatttttttattattttgtattcccTCAGTGTACTGTATGTCATTTAATACATTATTATCGAGGGAATAAATAGTTCAtgcagaccaaaacaaacttctacTTCTACAGATTTACGTTTAAGCTCTGTGTCCCTTAACATTTTACATGTTCAGAAGGTATCATATCATGTAAATTGTCTTTATCCAGTAATGGGATATTTGTATAGAGCATATTGACACAGTCGGGTTCCAACATGATTTTCAAGTTATCAATTTCTCTGTTGATAGGAATCGGCGTGTGGGAGAGAACGTGTTCGCTGTTGTGCTGGCCAGTCTGGTGGCATTCCTGGGGTTCCTACTGCTGCTCCAGGGCTTCTTCAGGGACATCTGGGTCTTCCAGTTCTGCCTGGTCATTGCTAGCTGCCAGTACTCTTTACTGAAGGTACTTTTCCTCTGGATATAAAAAACCACAATGGCTGgaatcttttttattatttatgtatgtatttttttctgtcttagTAGTGCATATTAACGTTTTAATTCtaaaataaatagatacatCCTAAAAGAtgttaacaaaaagaaagataCTGTTTTGGTAATTCAACTTTGAATggaaagtttgatttttaaccaTGAAGTTGATTTGAACACACTACGGCCTCCGTCAAGACTCCtacattatttcatattttttattttattactatTTGCAGCACCTCAGCAGCCATGAGGAAATATTAAATGCAAGATAGCTgcctttcattttttcatgCCAGAAATCTGTCCATATACTCAACAGACAGATTGCTGAATATATGGGCTATAAATCAACTTTACGTCAAGCTACAGACATCCAATAGAAATTCTGTCAAACTCCAAAACAAGATgaagtttaagttttttttttattgataagaTAAAATAGGATGGAAGTGTATTAACATAAAGTCATGCTCCATTTGCACAGTTTGTTCCCAGGTTTAAAaagttgtatatattttttccatatagcaatattttttttttttttttttttttgtagaatagAACTTTTTCAGTATGAAGTATCTGTAAATATTTCCCCTGTCTAAACTCCTTTCAGTGTTTCCTATTTTCTTGTGTTAAAAGTTTCTGCCTCTTTGTTTTAGAGTGTACAACCAGATGCAGCTTCTCCCATGCACGTGAGTACTGGTTTCCCCAGTTTAATTTGCTAAAATCCACTCggagcacacaaaaaaaaaaaacgcttttcACCTGATAGTTCTGCTGTAACTATGCcatgtcttttcctttttttactgCACAGGGCCATAACTGGATCATCGTTTACAGTCGGCCAGTGTACTTCTGCTTGTGCTGTGTGATGATCTGGATCTTTGACCTATCAGGGCGCTCTGGCAGCCTGCAGCCCTTCTCCCTCTACGGTGTCACCTTCTTCTCTGCACAGTTCCTGCTCTGTGTCAGGGATATGCTCGTTGGTAAGTTTGCACACGTGACTCAAAACATcagcatttattttgtttagtgCGTGTGTCttacatgtttctctcttttgtccCACAGTGTTTGCCTTGTGTTTCCCCGTCATTTTCCTGTTTGGGTTGCTACCTCAGGTCAACACTTTTGTGATGTGTCTGCTGGAGCAGATCGACATGCATGTCTTTGGTGGAACTGGTAAGAACATGTCTGCACAGTCAGACagcatgatgatgtcatatctTGTGAGGAAATTAGGGAGAAAGTGTTGGAGTGACTAAAGACTGActgatctctgttttttttccccccctcagcCACTACCAGCCCGCTCTCGTCTCTGTTTAGCCTCTTACGCAGTGTGTTGGTGGCTGCTCTGCTGTATGGGTTTTGCCTTGGTGCTATCAATGTCagtcaaacagaaacatcatgTGTGATAATTGAAGTGTACAGATTATGATTCAGATTAATTGGTTATGGCAGTCCTTAatgtagtgtttttattttcctttaggCACCGTGGGGGGATGCCCATGTGCCAGTACtattctctgtgttttgtgGCCTCCTCCTGGCTTTATCCTACCACCTCAGCCGCCAAAGCAGTGATCCCATCATCCTTTGGTCAGTATTTGGTTCTACCATAGTCAACATGAGCCTGATTTTAATTGGACATTTTATCTCATTTATGATGGATTAACAGTTACTTGTGATGTGTTAACTCAAACTGCacacctgaagaagaaacacatcCAAACATGGAGTCTAACAGATACATGTCAGCAActttgcaaaaatacattttgactcAAAATCATGTATTTAGTGTAAAGCTAGTTTGTTAATTTTTGTGTTCTAATTTTGAATCAGTGCTTCACAGTTCGTGTCCACAGATTCTGACCTGAAATGTTAACCCACAAGACTTAAATCATCAATGACAGTGTTTCCCATCACATACACTACATTTGTCACTCGCCTTGCTCTCTACCACTCGCCTAAGTGTGGCGAGTAGCGTCTGCTTGCTCTGTAGGGGATCGGAGAGAGATAGATGTCCGCTGTCATGTTCCTCGTTTGTTGCAAAGATTGAGGTGCGATACCATATTCCAAATTTAAACCTTCTATACACCGAGCCTCCTGACAACAGGCTCACCTCGAGTGAAGCTTTATAACAGATTTCAGTTAAACTTAAATTTTAGCACTTCTCCACTGCATAACTATTTGTCCCAGATATTAAACACACTCTGGATGTGCCAACCACATCTCTGTTTAATTGTTGCAGCTGTCTACTGGATCTCAGATGCAGCCTAAAGCATCATTTTAGGTGTAATGtctattttcttaattttatcATCTAAAAGGAAGGAAGAATTATGTAATTGGTGATGAGTGCTGCCGAAACACAAGTGACCCACGCACAGAAGAGAGCCTGAACACACCCTGTTTAGACAGTGATGGAAgactgatgctgctgctgctcagctgcTGACAAGCTGCTCACACTGCGCAGCCTTTGATGTTACACCTCAGATTTTTCACTGttctcattttgattttttttggataTTTTTATACCTCTTCCTTCAGGTCATTGGTCCGGTCTAAGTTATTTCCAGAGTTGGAGAACCGAACACCAGAAGAACCCCCTGTGGAGATCAAGGACCCTCTTCCTGAGAAACTGCGTAACTCTGTGGTAAAGATCAGTGCTCACCCGCCTGCACAAAcagtttcacttttaatttcATGGTGTCAGTAATTTTAAAGTGTTATGCCTTCTCCACGTCTCTTTGTAGAAAGAAATCCTGCATTCAGATCTCGTTATGTGTCCCCTTATGGCTGTGATTACCTTCGCCATCAGTGCCAGCACAGTTTTCATCGCTCTTCAAGTCAGTCCGAGCAGGGTTTATGATCCTTTACCTACAGCACATTTCTCAGACGATAATTTTGCTAATTTCTCTCTTTATTCCCCCGATCCACAGCCTGCTCTCAGCTTTGTCTTGTACATCCTGGCTGGAGTTGTAGGCTTCATCACACACTATCTGCTGCCTCAGCTCCGCAAACAGCTGCCATGGTTCTGCCTGGCTCACCCTGTGCTCCGCTCCAGAGAGTACAGCCAGTTTGAGGTCCGAGGTGGGTGTCTGgctgttcttttttaaaacttgtctCGCGCCCCGTGtctggaggctatagtcctcatcgcagttTCATTGGGTTTGGatccgaccttggccctttTGCTGAATGTCTCATCTCTCTACTCCGAAAACATTTTCTCCAGATGCTGCTCAGCTGATGTGGTTCGAGAAGCTGTACGCGTGGCTGCAGTGTGTGGAGAAATATTTCATCTACCCGGCCGTGGTGCTGAACTCCCTTACGACTGAAGCTCGGAGTGTGGGACAGTACCATAAAGAGCTGGACATCTAGTAAGCTTTGACTCGAAACATCTcctcacattttcacatttagatTCTGTGCagttctccatctctcctccccaatgaaatgtgctatagacCGGAACATTAAATTAATGGACTTGCAGAAAAACGGTGTATTGCTTCCTGCAGGATGTGCTAGGTGTTAAAGGGTACATGTAATACATCTATTACCCTTTTCCCCTTCTTAATCTATATATATTAGTTATTCTTTACATGAATCTATTTAAAGGTTGATGTATTTTGCGTTCATCTTTAGCACAGGCAGCCAGAAGCTTGCATCTGGGTTTAGAGATCTCATTTTATTTCTCGCTCTGTGGTTTGAGCCCCTCATGTCTATCTGTGTCACtgatttcctcttcttctcgACCCCTCCAGCAGCCGGGCTCTTTTCATCTCAGTAGCGGGCATGAAGCTGCTACGTTCATCTTTTTGCGCCCCCTCCCACCAGTACGTCACGCTGTGCTTCACCACGCTCTTCTTCCACTTCGACTATCCACACTTCTCAGAAACCTTCCTGATCGACTACTACTTCATGTCCATTCTCTTCAGCAAGGTAAGGACACACACCCTGTCATTGCAATATTTGAAAACAAATAACATGAAATTATTGCATTTCATTGTTAGGTGCACGTCAGGCTGCTTAATGTGAAAAGGAACACCAAACTAAATTTGACTCTCCTGTCTAGTTGAAGGTTTGATATTTAGATCTGATCACGCTCAACATCACTGGATGTGTTTGTAGGAAATGTGTTGCGGCACCTTTAACCACACCCAACACTGATGTCACAGGGTCATCTAGTGGACCTGCACAGCAGCTGTAGGCTCATTAGTAAATAGAGTGGTGATGTCCAATGCCAAGATGTTTTCACACCTTACCTGTTTTGTTCGGTTTAAACGTGTCTGAGTCTGTTTGCCAAATTAGAGCGGTTAGTTTGCACTGGTGTGAAATCTGTCAATCACTGCAGATCAAACAACTGTTCCAAGACCGCTTGAAAGGTTGCTCTTTTTTGTGGGAAGAATATGAACCGACTTATATTTATCATTGCTGAACCTCTGAAGACCACAAGAATATCTGGTGGATCTTTGGAAACAATTTTTGTGGAGGAGAAGGTCATAGTTGAACCGTCTCGATAAGGGCCTTATTTTTGACCTGCAGGTGATactcattttcaaactttgccTACAGtgataaatgcaaaaaatataaaaaccaaTGAACAGAGCCAACATCAATCTGTGTAGTTGTCCTTCCATTTTGAAATTGGATAGTGGCTTTGAAGCAGGCACAGCCAGACAGGAGTCAACTAGTCTTTGTTAACTGCCCAGATTTTCCCCCGAAAGAAATTCAGACCAATTAGAGAGCATTTTGCTCAAACATCACACATTTTAGAACGCTTGTGAATATCCCCCttgtgaacacagaccaaactTAAGGTAATTATGCAACAATTTAACAAGTaggtgtgaaaacgcccttaGAGGGAGTGTCTTTAATGTCTCTTGTATAAACAGTTAAGTGTCTATGTCGTcataaatattgtatttttattgtttttgtcctcGTCATTCTCAGATGTGGGACCTGCTGTACAAGCTGCGCTTTGTGTTAACATACATCGCCCCCTGGCAGATCACCTGGGGCTCGGCCTTCCACGCCTTCGCTCAACCCTTTGCTGTGCCCCGTATCCTTTAGTTTGATTCATTTTATGTCCATGACAATGTATTGTCCACTTGATCTTATTACACAAGCTTACACCAGAGCAGAAGAGACAGAGCTACTGCTTTAGTCTGATTATGTTGAGAAACTTTCATTTGCAGAGTTTTAGTGTTAAATGGTAATATTgttaaagtgttgtttttattgtattttatattttctccttcctcttatACCTGTATTGTACATTTCCAGAGGAAGTCACCAGGACTGTGAATATTAAGGGGATTAAAGACCTTTCAGCAGATCATTTGATTTCACGGAGATATCCTTAACTCGTGTTACTTCAGACTCTGCTGTGCTTTTTGTTCAGGCCATCTTCTCAGCCATCTTCTCCACCCCTCTCAATCCTGTCCTAGGCAGCGCTGTGTTCGTCACATCATACACCAGACCTGTGAAATTTTGGGAGCGAGACTACaagtatgtttttaaaaagttgtgtaaatgtGATAGAACAGGATTTACATCCGGGTTTGATTccatatgttgtttttacagcacCAAACGTGTCGATCATTCTAACACCAGACTCGCCACTCAGTTGGACCGCAACCCAGGTATGCTCTAACATATGTTCTCAATGTCACTGTTAAACTATTCTTTGTGATCACTCTATAAATATGGAATTGGGCTTTTCTACTCTTAAAGGCGCGGACGACAACAATCTGAACTCCATTTTCTACGAGCACCTGACACGCTCTCTGCAGCACAGCCTCTGCGGAGACCTGCTGCTCGGCCGCTGGGGCAACTACACCACCGGCGACTGCTTCATCCTGGCCTCGGACTACCTCAACGCTCTGGTGCACATCATCGAGATCGGCAACGGCCTGGTCACCTTCCAGCTAAGGGGTCTGGAGTTCAGAGGTCAGCAACAAGAAATGATGGGGACTGATGTGTTTATCTTGTGTTTAGAATGATATCGTTTTTCCATACCAGTACCATTATTTGTTAAGTTTTTATCTAATACTTCATTTGTGCCAGTTCTCAGTGTATTTTTATCCATCgggaaaataaaatcagtttcaTGGCTGCAGGTTTATTTTAAGGTTGTTCAAGAAGCTAAAAAAGATAGCTGTTGTGCGTCAGTCTCTAAAGAGAGCTTGTCACTTGCCAGTAaagacagactttaaagtctaaaACAATAAATCTATATCCtcttataaaaacatttgaattatgcacacacacagattgtttATTCTTAAAGTCCTTAATTTAGTCCAGtcaaataattgaaaaaaactgtaatttatgtttattttgcatCATGTTTTACAGACTAGAATCCTACAACTTCACACTGGGaggctttttgtttaaaacagtCATTTCTATTCTGTGCAGGTACCTACTGTCAGCAGAGGGAGGTAGAGGCCATCACAGAGGGAGTGGAGGAAGACgagggctgctgctgctgtgagccCGGTCACCTCCCACACATGTTGTCATTCAATGCTGCCTTCGGACAGCGCTGGCTGGCCTGGGAGGTGGCCGCCACTAAGTACGTACTAGAGGGCTACAGCATCAGCGACAACAATGCAGCCTCTATGTTGCAAGTATTTGACCTTCGTAAGATCCTCATCACCTATTATGTCAAGGTAAGCCACTGACTTCAATGTATTTAATCTCTTAAAGTATGCCTTTTGCCTTAATTTAACTACGCCATGTTTTCAGCTCAAGGCTCAAATCTGTGTTTTATCATTCCCTTGAATAGAGCATCATCTACTACGTGAGTCGCTCCTCTAAGCTGGAAGAGTGGCTGTCCAATGAAACCATTCAAGAGGCTCTACGGCCGTGTCTTGGGCCTAACTACGTAGACAGTGACCCCACCTTCAACCTGAATATTGATGAAGACTACGACCACAGGGCCTCGGGCATTACCCCCTCCTCATTCTGCATGATTTACCTGGACTGGATTCAGTATTGCAACAGCAGGCGTCAAACGGTCAGTCTACTAGCTAACCATCTTCTGATACTTTGCTGAGCTGAACCAGTAGTCAATAAATGATTGatgttttttgaaacagaaaagtgGAAATGCACAACACCATTACCTAAGCCAGGAGCTGCTTGTTTGAGTTGCATATGCTACTCTTCTCAGTATAACACAATTCTTTAATGACAATTTCACACTGAGTATTTCTGACATGAGAATCAACTATTACATATTTCTAATATTGGTACTTTAAAGTGATagttctttcttccttttttgaaGCGAGGTTGTATGAGGTACATGGCAGTGGTAGGTGTATCAGCCAAAGGAGGGTCCGCTTAGCCCCTTTACTGAGAAACGAGAACTGCATAATAACACAACCATGGTCCACACGATATGTTAACCTTCGTAAAATGCACAGTCAGAAAACTGACTTGTATTCACAAACTTCACAGCAATTTACATGCTCGGTCAGCCGGACaatctttaaacatttattgCTTCAGGTAATCGCAAACTGGGATGCAGTTGTATCAAAATTCTAAATATAAAAATCAGTCTAATAGGCAAAATCCAACTTGACTCATACACTATAGACCCAGTTCGCTGCAGGCGGAGAAAGAAGTATGTGGTGCGCTGAAGTACTGCTAATACAAAGTTGCTTGCTGACAGCAAAGTGAGGCAATGAAAATATTCTCAAAATAATGTACACTAACACCGTCATTGATTTTCAAGGTTGGTTTTACTCTAAAATTAAACACTACAGTACCCTGTCTACAGCTACAAATAGCCTAGCTTCTTTGCCAGCACTCTGACCGGTTTCTCAGTAAAGGAGCTGAGCTTGAAACATCTCCTGTGGCTTTCTATTGACAaatacctcatacaaccccacttatAAAAATATGATCCATCCCTTTAAGTAATAAGATGCTCATTCAAAAATCTACTCCTGGTCCAATCTGAAAAGTATTTGTAGAGCAAAAATTTTATTTATCCTGACCTTTGAATTGTGTTGCAGCCGGTGGCTTGTGAAAGAGATTCTCCGCTGGTCAACATGTGTTTCGGGCTTTGTATCCTGGGAAGAAGAGCTCTGGGAACAGCCTCCCACAGCATGTCTGCAAGGTAAACAACCAGCCCAGACCAGAGTATAAAAAAGATGAGTGACATGAGAGCTCcctaaaagtgaagccaaaacatttggagcgccccctgctgactagctgcagtataggtcataagctccgcctcctttGTGTTACCAGATAAGACATGGACTgaactataaatataaatacatgtcaaatttttctcaaacattgtttctgtctttacagTTAGATGTATTGTGGTAATTTATGTCCAAGTGTTCATTTTTAGGATAAGTTAATTTTTATTAgttaattaaaatttaaaaaatggtgtGAAAACGCCATGTTTGACAGGCTTGTTGACAtatgcagctcctgcagcgctGTATGCACTGGATTAGCCCAAAAGAACAGGGATAGGAAAGGTAACGAACACTAACAATTAAGTAGTTTAACTTCCTGTAACcatgagtgtctgcttcaaacgaaaaaaagaatctgttctgctgttgaCTGTCCCTACCTGTGGTATTTCTGCGGTTTTATTTGAGTGAAATAGGTGTTTCAACTTTAGCTCCAAATGAAGTTACCAGAGCAGTATGTCAGCGTCCGTCCCAGGTTCTGGGAGGAAGTGGTGACGTGTCAGTcgtctttatatacagtcaatgggaCATCTAGTGGACTGTACTCTCGTTAACTATAACTACCTGGCACTGCACATACATGATCTAGTTGTAtgcaagacacatttttttgttttctgtttaaagcCTGGAGCCATTCCTCTACGGCCTCCATGCTCTCTTCAAGGGCGACTTCCGCATCACATCTCCCAGGGATGAATGGGTGTTTGCCGATATGGACCTGCTGAATCGAGTTGTGGCGCCAGGAGTGCGGATGTCCCTCAAATTGCATCAGGTAGCTTTGCCTCTCacaatgtgaaaataaaaaaaaagctcttagACTTTGTGCAGGGACTGGGGCAGTTATTATTCTAACCTAACACTGTAATCTGCATTTCCTCCAGGACCACTTTACATCTCCAGATGAGTACGAGGATCCTATGGTTCTGTATGATGCCATCACTGCCAATGAGGAGAAGATGTTGATATCTCATGAGGGTGACCCTGTGTGGCGCAGCGCTATTCTAGCTAACATGCCTTCACTGTTGGCTCTCCGCCACATCATGGATGACGGCAGTGACGAGTACAAGATCATCATGCTCAACAAGAGGTTCCTCAGCTTCAGAGTCATAAAGGTCACAGCTCTTCATATTTCTTTGggtcttattattattacaacttGATTAATGGTTGTTGAGGTTCAtttgtaatttttattttttacaaaattcAGTTTGCATTCATGCTTTTCCTCATCTAAACCACATAAATGTAATCAGTGTTTATCTGAACACACTGAATGAGcatgttgatttttctttggTGAACTGAACGAGTCAATTTGCAACTTAGGTTTGAGAATATAAGCGTAGCTCACTTTGGAGACAGTGAACCACTGCTCACGTTCTGAGATGCCATGCACTGTGTGCCAAAGTTTGATATGCAGCACGTGGCATGCATCTTACATGGCATGCTTTTTGAAATAGAagctttatctgtttttttctgtgatgaGTCTACCTGTGTCGTCACACAATGCTTAATgctgaaatgtttgtctgtAACAGTTACGTAGTGATTAAAGCAtgctaaaaataaatacataaatgaacaTGAACCAGTCCACTTTTTGAACTTGGTTCAGGATTTTAGAATGGGAACTTTGAACCAGTTCATTCTAATATGTGTGAACTGAACTTTAAGTAAACTTTTTTGAGTGTGACCTTGTAAAACACTGGATGTAAAGATGTTCATATTGAGTTAATCCATCTTTGTGCTGCCCCCTACAGGTGAacagagagtgtgtgcgtgGGCTCTGGGCAGGGCAACAGCAGGAGCTGGTTTTCCTGCGCAACCGTAACCCTGAGCGTGGCAGCATTCAAAATGCCAAACAGGCACTGAGGAACATGATCAACTCCTCATGTGACCAGCCCATCGGCTACCCAATCTACGTGTCCCCCCTCACCACCTCATATGCAGGGGGGCACAACCAGCTCCGATCTGTGTGGGGAGGGCCCGTCAGCCCACACAACATTTACACCTGGCTCATCAGCAGCTGGGACAGGTAAGGGGTCTAAACGTTTTGAGAAAAACTGCATTCAAAGGACGGAGATGGTTGTTTAAACGTCTCCACTTCGTTactcgtctctctgcaggttaCAGAAGGGCTGTGGTGCTGGATGTAACAGCGGAGGAAACATTGAGGACTCAGACTGTGGAGGTGGCTCCACCTCTATCTCCACCAACCCTGCCATTCACACCACCCAGAGCACACCCGCCTCCAGCCTCCCCCAGTCCCACATCACCACTGTCCAGCCCCCCATGGGTAAGAAACAAAACGAAACACTGTACCCTCCGCCTTTCGtttcaaattgttttaaatagttttgtGAAAAAAGGAGAATTTCTGGACATCTAAAGACTAAAGTGTGTTATCATATTGTAAGCCTTAGCCACAAGCTAACGGTACAGCAAATGATGTTGTGATAAGTGGGATCCAGGTTTACGTCTGCGTGGCATCGTAGCAGACCAGATTCAGTGCTGtcttattgtattttattctgTGCACGCAGCTAGGAGCGTAGCTTAGTCAGTAGCTCAGTGTCGTTCTTTCTTTCGCTCGTATGCAGTCAGGTGTGAGCAGGTTGCTATGGTTACCGGGGAAGCTGTGTGTCCGCCCACTAAAACTTTCTCATGACCTCCTCACCCCAGTTAATCAAAATCAAGATTCTGTTCAAACAAATCTGTTCTGCACTTCATGGCTGCCTTGACAAAAGCTTAAGTGCCGATATTTTACTATTTACCGAGACAAAACCAGTAGTTCCAGGCCATGTTGTATAAACCTTCAAATTAACTTACATAGGCTACAGCCTACAGCTATAGATAATGTGCTGTGCTGAAATATTTCTGTattggagttgttttttttaatgattgaagTGTGTGGCAGTGGGGTTTCCTTCTTTTTAATTGAATGCCAATCACTTCCCTGTATTTTGGTTTCAGGAGACACAATGCTAAACAGATTCTGTATAAAAGGGGAGCTGTAAGTCATAGCtgatgtgtaaaatttaatatatgTTGATATTTTTGCACACAGATTGCCTTTAAGGAATTCAGGCCTGCTGTCCTGTAAATAGCATGACATGTTCTATACTCAGATCAAAAACTGTTATTAAGGTCAAAGTCAGATTAGCTTGCCAAGTTTGAAATAATACAGTAATTGGGTCTTATTCTGATCACTTATCAAAAACAATACTTTCTGTACCACAGGTTTTATCACATGCCAAATAATAATAGCAGGCTAAACATCTTTTCCCACTTAGGTACAGACAACCCTTTAGGTCCAACCCAGAGCTGGCCTCACCATCCACAGCCTCTCCCCTTAGCTCTTCTCAGCCAGTCAGAGGGCAGGATGGAGGCAGGACTGCTCTCATCCCTCCAGCGAACGTCCTCCATCCAGGGGCTCCTGGGCCATCAACTGTCCAGCTcacagctctccttcagcagctCCTTGGCTCCTCCACCTCTGCCAGGCCCAGAGCGCTTCTGCACCGCAACCCTCCTGGAAAGTGCCGGGCACAGAGCAGGCCAGCGGGCTGGCCTCAGCCTCGGCCAGAGCAGCGGACTTCACTATGAGAGCCACTTTGGCAAGTGGAGTTTTTCAAGCAGGAAGGGCTTTAATGGACCAGCTGCAATGGAGCTTGAAGGAGGACCAGTACAGACCATACGCACACAGGTGAggaggctgctgctgtgtttattgTTCACTCAAATGTAACTtgaacaaaatatatttatttttggctttttgttaaGAGACTCATTGGTATTGAAAGTTCATCTCTGTCAACCCTAATGTCTTTACCTGTGCTGTAATGCTGATTTTGTtggatacttttttttgtcttttctctctcagcctGCTCCTCCGGCACCTCTACAAGAGGTCAGTCTGACACTAGATCCTCTGGGAGCCACACAGAAGCTGGACCCCACCCTGCTGAATGCAGgggacccccccaccccccgagAGGAATCCACAGAGCTGCCTTTACTCGAGCACCTGCGCTGAGTCTGCACCGGGAGAAACCGAGTGACATTCTCTGCAGCGAAAGCACACTGCGGTCGAATCTGGACTAGACCCCAGACTTATTCCACCCTTTGGGACTCATTCCATCAACCCTTGTTTAACTGAGCTTTACATGATTTTTAGATCCTTTAATGGCCCCTGCAATACCGGATAGATTCAGTCACACACATCATCCCTCTCCTTGTCAGCCAAAGGAGTAAAACATCTGACAGCATGCTGAGCTGATGTAGATCAGATCGTCAAATCCTTTCAGCCAAAGTCAGATTTCATCATGACTCATAGGCTTGAAGatattctcctttttctctAATGAAGGCACGCAGTGTTTTTATGGACAACCATGAGGTTGAAATAGTAGTGACAGGCCAGAAAGGCCAGTGCAATTAAAAGGGATATTTTACTTGaggatttattatttttctatacTGGAGAAAAGAGGATCGACTCTGACTTTCTCTCACTTGCCATCTgcagcaattttttttctttgcataaccaattaaaaaaaaaaacattatgttgCTGTATGTGCAGGTGAAAGATATGTTGAAACCACGATaagccttgttttgtttttcccaaTTAGACCACCCTCACTGGACCTTCAG carries:
- the LOC132987873 gene encoding pecanex-like protein 1 isoform X2; this encodes MGSQALQILRQGVWASLTGGWYVDPHQSTFSNCFHLYLWIFLLAFPFLLYMALPPSLVVAGVYSAVVAVFFTAIKVVNYRLHAMFDLGETVEKKQASLTADAPKMEDGDEGSGAHDGNHHRDSHVGVEMTVFRKVNSTPPVRCSSQHSLFGLNQVSEFLPQLEDSGGTKDIKELMREQGSNNVIVTSAHRDILRQSSQDTIRAPGVVQSCIAAALGGDFPALMGVSAGFGEPGACMSIPPSPSSQEDGGEKEQLQEVEELPEQLSQQSPEDNGLGAYSPLGPSAESESLGDTPLSPLIKSSLSEELSENLLGLGLDPVAFAPGTEHPGSRSGVALAAGSTDSCFSAGGATTDRETLSTVSSYRSEKTDSTQLESPSFSQPRPTDAQASGSAPTIGSSIPRPTEDPAGQGGSDTDNLSDSVLLRSPSKDFSHSQGLDRTLVEGEDLPPLLCDIAHHPPLQNSSPSSSGHSEVCDLDRNVQVPPLPPPRQANSVPSGLALGLVCSEPALPISSTPFLLPDQSALQAQQVVRPKDLKLLRASGSSVGHRPGRRKAPRRRAGAGSSSFDCGSYRRHHNHRQHRDYIPVRNRLGAKAYSESLFEDSSDEDDGSDMSAGSSLGSQRRYSSDDDDDDDDSSSSTSCYSPDLANTGITSPLPAAAQLPSPREGDLPEPTGPSHSRAAQRSSSTASAKTHARVLSMDGAGGGQSTTAVLPSTLLTMPSTSTPAPRTLTISKSDLEARNIHTDGFPGTHHHRLDSLGGSWTGNQMGWRTEELVEEGAVGGAMAAEDGGKHDSVSSVKRTQAIRRRHNAGSNPTPPPSTMGSPPSLQDLQRARTSSHSRTRTLPSAFQFASSLLLPRSGIHEASTFDDTSEGAVHYFFDESGVKRSYTFGPAGGGYEDPVQERERQSQSSSFTSTEVQEGAPVLSLLQPRPVVLQGMQVRRVPLEMPEFDLDHESLQESQENTLMIEEKAKPKQYYRFWVLPGKWLRVRYDRLALLALLDRNRRVGENVFAVVLASLVAFLGFLLLLQGFFRDIWVFQFCLVIASCQYSLLKSVQPDAASPMHGHNWIIVYSRPVYFCLCCVMIWIFDLSGRSGSLQPFSLYGVTFFSAQFLLCVRDMLVVFALCFPVIFLFGLLPQVNTFVMCLLEQIDMHVFGGTATTSPLSSLFSLLRSVLVAALLYGFCLGAINAPWGDAHVPVLFSVFCGLLLALSYHLSRQSSDPIILWSLVRSKLFPELENRTPEEPPVEIKDPLPEKLRNSVKEILHSDLVMCPLMAVITFAISASTVFIALQPALSFVLYILAGVVGFITHYLLPQLRKQLPWFCLAHPVLRSREYSQFEVRDAAQLMWFEKLYAWLQCVEKYFIYPAVVLNSLTTEARSVGQYHKELDIYRALFISVAGMKLLRSSFCAPSHQYVTLCFTTLFFHFDYPHFSETFLIDYYFMSILFSKMWDLLYKLRFVLTYIAPWQITWGSAFHAFAQPFAVPHSAVLFVQAIFSAIFSTPLNPVLGSAVFVTSYTRPVKFWERDYNTKRVDHSNTRLATQLDRNPGADDNNLNSIFYEHLTRSLQHSLCGDLLLGRWGNYTTGDCFILASDYLNALVHIIEIGNGLVTFQLRGLEFRGTYCQQREVEAITEGVEEDEGCCCCEPGHLPHMLSFNAAFGQRWLAWEVAATKYVLEGYSISDNNAASMLQVFDLRKILITYYVKSIIYYVSRSSKLEEWLSNETIQEALRPCLGPNYVDSDPTFNLNIDEDYDHRASGITPSSFCMIYLDWIQYCNSRRQTPVACERDSPLVNMCFGLCILGRRALGTASHSMSASLEPFLYGLHALFKGDFRITSPRDEWVFADMDLLNRVVAPGVRMSLKLHQDHFTSPDEYEDPMVLYDAITANEEKMLISHEGDPVWRSAILANMPSLLALRHIMDDGSDEYKIIMLNKRFLSFRVIKVNRECVRGLWAGQQQELVFLRNRNPERGSIQNAKQALRNMINSSCDQPIGYPIYVSPLTTSYAGGHNQLRSVWGGPVSPHNIYTWLISSWDRLQKGCGAGCNSGGNIEDSDCGGGSTSISTNPAIHTTQSTPASSLPQSHITTVQPPMGTDNPLGPTQSWPHHPQPLPLALLSQSEGRMEAGLLSSLQRTSSIQGLLGHQLSSSQLSFSSSLAPPPLPGPERFCTATLLESAGHRAGQRAGLSLGQSSGLHYESHFGKWSFSSRKGFNGPAAMELEGGPVQTIRTQPAPPAPLQEVSLTLDPLGATQKLDPTLLNAGDPPTPREESTELPLLEHLR